The stretch of DNA GCATATTTAGCATTAATTTAATGTTCAATTAGTTCAGTTATATCTCTTCTGAAAAGTTTGCGTTAAAAGTTACTTTTTTAAGTATAGTAATGATCTATTCAAATTGTTTTGGGACAATGAATGAAACAGTCACAGTAAAAGTTTGCATTTTattggtaaagaaaaaaaaacagatgcataCAAATCAAGTCCACCTACAGGTCACCTCGGTCAGAGGCTCATAcgttaaaaaaataatctgacaGGTGAGGCTCACAGTCAACATGTGTCACTACTCTAAAAGGCGTACTAATTTTACACATCTTGAATCAGAGGAGGATATTGATTAGCTTCACAGGTTCTTAAATTGGCGGTTCGAAAAACTTCATATTCATAGAACTTCCATACAAGGCTACAGataggacacacacaaaaaggaaaatttaAGAAGCAGTATGACGTTTTGTCTGATAGCTGCAGaattgtgttatttgttttggACAATATAATATAACCTGTTTGTACTGGTTTCTGTCAACGTTTGACATTACAACCCAGGATTTCTTTATAAAAGACACCTCTAATTtgttataaaataatcaaatacaGTTATTTTGCTTAGAAGAGAAAAATCAACAATCCTGCTTTCACATAACACATATGGGTGTTTGAAAAACAATGTTAAGGCTGAGGGGAGGAGCACGGGATCCTGACCATGGAATGTATGTAGCAAGAAATAATGGTGTTTCCTAGGAGGAGACCCggggcttaaaaaaaaaagcaggtagaattaaaaaacatttcccCCAATTCCTCTATAAATGATGAGCCTTTCTACCGATAATGACGTGGTGGTGGGCTATGGTGCTGTGGGGGGTGCCTCCTGGAGGGTGGACTATGGCGCGACATAGCGTGGCGTGGAGGCGACTGATAGCGCGGAGGGGGGGATCCTCTGTTATGGTAGGGAGGTGAATAGCGACCTCGGGATCTGGAGCGGGAACGTGACCGACCCCAGCTGGGAGTGCCTCTCTCCTCATAGACGCGGATGTATGCAGTCTCACCCTACAAGAACGAAGAAGAATAACATTTGTTACCATGACAATCTGAAAGGATGAGGGACAATTAAATCCTTATCATCACTGGCACCCACTTGATGTGAACGGAACTCGGTCCGATCCAATCTGCGTAGCGCGTACTCCATGTCCTCTCTACGGAGGAATTCCACCACACCTTCTCCATCTCGCTGCACGTCTGCAAAACAAACATCTCCTGCTTCGCGCATATGATCCTTCAGATCCTGCCAGCTCCCAGTTGGTGGTAACCCTGGAATGGGAAAAAAGACAAGTGAGATGGGGACAAAACTTTCTCACCTGGCACTTTAAACCTAAAATCACTGCAGGGACAGATTTTTATCAAGTCTGAACTTCATACCAACTGAAGTTTAAAAGCTAAATGTAAAAAGAGAAGTGGGAAGAACTTGGCTTTTGCGAGTGTCTTCTTAGTAGTTTAAttggttgattgacagaaaattactacacaaatattttgataatcaattaatcgtttctgtaattttcaagcaaaaatgtcaaacgtTCACAGCACCTCATTTGTGAgaatgttatgttatatttctaaatatttatttttggattattgttctgacaaaacaagacaattaaAAATGTCACCTTGACCTTAGGAAACTGTGATGTGATTTTCCACTattgtgtgacattttatacaaaatgatttttaacagtaaattataataatatttattgataatgaaaattattagTTTCGGCCTGAGCTTGGTGTGTAAAAAGGAACTAAATAATGATACCTCTGAGCTTCACTGGTTGCTGTTATGGAGAAGATGCCATTCATAATATCAGtaatcaatttatcaatttaGTAATCCTACAGTGTATTCACTGAAACTGAATCATTCTTCCATTAAatttttcaaaactttaaatATCTACCTTCTTTTGCAATTACAAGTGCAGGCAACATTATTTTAAGTTATGCAATTGTCTGTTTCTCATGGCAATGCTCTTTGGAACTTGAAGATCTTCAATGGTATTCTTCATAGTCATTGACTTTTGTCCGCCAGTACAGTTGTTCATTATCAGTCCTTATAACACAATGCAGAGAGTTAGATTGACCTTAACTGTCAGTtgggaaaatgaaaacaaattttacttttataacTCTCCACAGGTATCTCTCTACCTACTTCTCCACTCAATACTCATAAGGTTTTGTTCCTCATGTTGACTTTGACTGAGAGTTAAGGGAATGTAATTGTTCAGATATAAAAGGCGTAAAATATAAGacaatttaaattaaactatTGCGTGAATGTTTTAGAAAGCtccaatatttttatatcagaaCCCCACAGTGTTGTACTTCCAGGGTTCTGATTTCATATGACCGGTCAAGTCAGACAACTAGGTAAATCTTAGACCTTTAAGGGGTTGGTCTATAAAGGGGTTGGTCTAAGATAAGCAGCCCAATTCGAACAGTTTGTAAACATGAGATAAATGTAGCACACAGCAAATAATTCATGATATACAATGACAAAATTACACCTACCAGTCACTATAGCCGGTGTTTTGGGATTATGCAGCCAACATGACCGGTTTCAgtaaactgttttgtttttcatgactTAAGGAGCTGACTTGACCTCATCCACTTAGTCCCCTTCACCTCCAGTCCgccatgagagagagaaacatatCTGCCTACGACTCATGACGTCCATCTACTAGTCCCCTTGTCCTCCAGTCCgccatgagagagagagagagaaacatatCTGCCTACGACTCATGACGTCCATCTACTAGTCCCTTTGTCCTCCAGTCCGCcatgagagagagcgagagagaaacaCATCTGCCTACGACTCTTACGTCCACTTTCCTACCAGTCTCCTTGACCTCCAGGACGCcgtgaaagagagaaaaatattaacTGGCTATGACTCATGACGTCCACCTACCAGTCACTATGACCCGGAATTCAGATCTTCGAGTTGGGGGTCCAAACCTTCCCCTaggtcctcctcctccaccaccacctccacctcccatAGGACCAAATTTAGCCCCAGAGGATCGAGGATACTCTACACGCAGCTTGGAGTCTCCATATCCATATCCATTCCTTCCATAGACAGCATCATCTGCATCCCTAAGAGAAGAGAGCAAAGAACTCCTTACCAAAGTACGCCTGTTTCACTACCGGACATAGACCTGGAAATGCCGTCTCCATCCATTCCCTGCTGGCAGTCACTTGAGATGATATATATAGATAAGGTATCCAACAAGGGGAATGTGATTCGACTTGCCAAAGACCATCCCAGAAACTCACCGTGGGTCTTCAAATCGGACAAAGGCAAAAGGGATAGTGCCTCTATTGTTCTTCAATTCAATATCACGGATTTTTCCATATTTGTAGAAGAGATCCTCAATGTCTCTCTCCTGGACATCCATGGGAAGATTCCCCACATAGATCCGGCCATCCGACATGGTGGTTGAGTGAGTGGCACTGCTGACACAGAATGGGGGGCACCTGCAGACTTTAAGATCACTTCTTGTTTTCACAATTAGCTGTGGAAGTGGTCCTTATCCTAATCCTAGTTCCAATCCAAAACTTAGTCCATCCGCCTCCAATTCCTTAAtttagacaaaaataaaactctaAACCAGGGATGCAGGCATGATAGTAGTAAATGATGAGCTCAAGACAAATGGCACACGTCCCCGGATCCAAGCCTGAAAGCTTTAAAACACAGGGTAATGAAGGTAAAACAACCTG from Thunnus albacares chromosome 18, fThuAlb1.1, whole genome shotgun sequence encodes:
- the srsf9 gene encoding serine/arginine-rich splicing factor 9, producing the protein MSDGRIYVGNLPMDVQERDIEDLFYKYGKIRDIELKNNRGTIPFAFVRFEDPRDADDAVYGRNGYGYGDSKLRVEYPRSSGAKFGPMGGGGGGGGGGPRGRFGPPTRRSEFRVIVTGLPPTGSWQDLKDHMREAGDVCFADVQRDGEGVVEFLRREDMEYALRRLDRTEFRSHQGETAYIRVYEERGTPSWGRSRSRSRSRGRYSPPYHNRGSPPPRYQSPPRHAMSRHSPPSRRHPPQHHSPPPRHYR